The following proteins are co-located in the Vigna angularis cultivar LongXiaoDou No.4 chromosome 2, ASM1680809v1, whole genome shotgun sequence genome:
- the LOC108329081 gene encoding DNA repair protein UVH3 isoform X3, producing MGVHGLWELLSPVGRRVSVETLAGKTLAVDASIWMVQFMKAMRDEKGEMVRNAHLLGFFRRICKLLFLRTKPVFVFDGGTPALKRRTVIARRRQRENAQAKVRKTAEKMLLNHLKTLRLKELADDIKSQRMQKNSNTKGQNVSKEKDFVGSDSRGSHVKELDEMSAAKFATKEDINSSQATLSSSYNQEELDEMLAASIAAEESGKHARKGVPSIIINPSEEEHGAEEQILLLLWLYLYFFPPQPSVNAEVDIAVLAALPQSMQLDILAQGKGKGILLSEAGMVGCSSRHDTIAPRTDNQDSIDEMLAASIALEENEKLVNNASTSVGASTIEEDEVDYDEDEEMILPAMHGEVDPLVLASLPPSMQLDLLVQMRERLIAENRHKYQKVKKDPAKFSELQIQAYLKTVAFRREINEVQKAAAGGGVEGVQTSRIASEANREYIFSSSFTGDKHELTSTGLEKNKSTKQKAQGTHYSQNLANSILAGNDFNKSSELVCNEPGEPADENIQTYIDDRGQFRVSRLRAMGMRMTRDIQRNLDLMKEFEQESAQVNKASNIGTIKNGENKGSSESSGIQPVGKSQEVNVDLVGENVQNEQIMLDQNASIDISFEYGCENEFANGEDDIFSSLVGGNPLAIFGTDDSAATVQPSHSDWEEGIVEGKSTVCPKQDKVELKSSVADDDNNNESEVEWEEGDCDGANSSLLSGKYASQGQLEEESNLQEAIRRSLESAGDGKHKCMSLLDAHSNTYENKLDHDFEHGDHSEHGDHSDPMALNENTRFLNNKNKMEGITLCREDGTEKKELLETEDRDKTHDFVSVNNAQTFHFHGSPSKPALTFISDKAETLIDTTCRWDSHPCSEDSISDTNIMTKDQVPVVEKKLSDEHDNDKVSSYHKNTPKAVPVGATEEEKKNYIKEPEPFSNCTDTTKPTIHLGESSLKGVTEELIEPNLASEGNNGIFFDKRNSSHGSDTVNSPGDFPALATQVRLEKEIHILGQEYINLENEQRKLERNAESVNSELFTECQELLQMFGLPYIIAPMEAEAQCAYLELEKLVDGVVTDDSDVLLFGARSVYKNIFDDRKYVETYFMEDIEKELGLTREKLIRMALLLGSDYTEGVSGIGIVNAIEVLNAFPEEDGLLKFRKWVESPDPTILGRLDAKSGSNSRKKGSKVEEKINSLNCDAKESPSEQNLPHALEQNKLPDYIQETKQTFFNKHRNVSKNWHIPSSFPSETVISAYCSPHVDKSTEPFTWGKPDHLVLRKLCWEKFGWIGQKADELLLPVLKEYNKRETQLRLEAFYSFNERFAKIRSKRIKKAVKGITGKLPSDMIDDSAEVLSKSRKIGREPEDSTLEISGGTDKRLERQRKSKIKQSTKRKNDTVAKEQSKKKKDNDDPSSAPGTSEMENLQPSMQTEEQCDGKALIQNTSGRGRHRGMGIKRGRDNENLSSSASSDIDDQGSRVHVDKFSEHVRKSLRSRKPVNYSFEDPEDEDADDAFDRSNRTGPIEEKLSQIHGASEDGPTDFSAMNFPLRENSPTDPFKSEGPFCVHAGEINHPSTGNHDSSTGNHDSSDDYLKMGGGFCLDDGETDKLDTIDDVNTATVDSTQDFSHFSDCLDETNRDKNSSDILFSGTEKPENGSEGGVDFYDFGIKRNDLVNTSSYDHSDVGILKPENVHNNSGASAGVFSAMPFLRKRRKK from the exons ATGGGAGTCCACGGTCTCTGGGAACTACTCTCACCCGTCGGTCGCCGCGTCTCCGTGGAAACCCTCGCCGGGAAAACCCTCGCCGTTG ATGCGAGCATATGGATGGTGCAGTTTATGAAAGCGATGCGCGACGAGAAGGGGGAAATGGTTCGCAACGCCCATTTGCTGGGATTTTTCCGACGCATTTGCAAGCTTCTATTCCTCCGCACTAAGCCGGTCTTCGTCTTCGACGGCGGGACCCCCGCCCTCAAGCGCCGCACCGTCATTGCCCGCCGCCGGCAGCGCGAAAACGCTCAAGCTAAAGTCCGCAAAACTGCGGAGAAAATGCTGCTCAATCAT TTAAAGACACTAAGATTGAAGGAACTGGCTGATGATATTAAGAGCCAGAGGATGCAGAAGAATAGTAATACTAAGGGTCAGAATGTATCTAAAGAAAAGGACTTTGTTGGTAGTGATTCAAGAGGAAGTCACGTGAAAGAGCTAGATGAAAT GTCTGCAGCTAAATTTGCAACTAAGGAGGACATAAATTCTTCACAGGCAACATTATCCTCAAGTTACAACCAGGAGGAACTTGATGAAAT GTTGGCAGCATCTATAGCTGCAGAGGAAAGTGGAAAACATGCAAGAAAAGGAGTGCCGTCTATTATAATTAATCCTTCAGAGGAAGAACATGGCGCAGAAGAACAGATTCTACTG CTCTTGTGGCtgtatctatatttttttcctcCTCAGCCATCAGTAAATGCAGAAGTTGATATAGCTGTATTGGCTGCTTTGCCACAGTCTATGCAACTCGATATTCTTGCACAG GGCAAGGGCAAAGGGATTCTGCTCAGTGAAGCTGGCATGGTTGGTTGTAGCTCCAGACATGACACTATTGCACCAAGGACTGACAATCAAGACTCAATTGACGAAAT GTTGGCTGCATCTATTGCTCTGGAGGAAAATGAAAAGTTAGTAAATAATGCATCAACTTCTGTTGGGGCTTCCACTATTGAGGAAGATGAAGTTGACTATGACGAAGATGAAGAGATGATACTG CCAGCTATGCATGGTGAAGTTGATCCACTTGTTCTAGCCTCATTACCTCCATCAATGCAGCTGGACCTTCTTGTTCAG ATGAGAGAGCGTTTAATTGCAGAGAACAGACACAAGTATCAGAAAGTCAAGAAG GATCCTGCAAAATTCTCTGAGCTACAAATACAAGCTTACCTTAAAACTGTTGCTTTCAGACGGGAGATAAATGAAGTGCAGAAAGCTGCAGCTGGAGGAGGAGTAGAGGGTGTACAGACTTCACGGATTGCATCTGAAGCCAACagagaatatatattttcatcatCTTTTACTGGTGATAAACA TGAACTTACCTCCACCGGcttagagaaaaataaaagtacaaaACAGAAGGCACAAGGAACACATTATTCTCAGAATCTTGCAAATAGCATTTTGGCtggaaatgattttaataaatcAAGTGAATTGGTTTGCAATGAACCTGGTGAGCCTGCTGATGAAAATATTCAGACATATATTGATGACAGAGGTCAATTTCGTGTAAGTAGATTGAGAGCAATGGGGATGCGTATGACCCGGGATATACAAAGAAATTTGGATTTGATGAAGGAGTTCGAGCAGGAAAGTGCACAGGTGAACAAGGCTTCAAATATTGGAACAATTAAAAATGGAGAAAATAAGGGTTCATCAGAAAGTTCTGGGATCCAGCCTGTTGGTAAATCACAAGAGGTGAATGTTGACTTAGTTGGAGAGAATGTGCAAAATGAACAAATTATGCTAGACCAGAATGCTTCTATCGATATATCTTTTGAATATGGTTGCGAAAATGAGTTTGCAAATGGTGAGGATGATATATTTTCTAGTTTAGTAGGAGGAAATCCATTGGCGATATTTGGCACTGATGATTCTGCAGCAACAGTGCAACCTTCTCATTCTGATTGGGAAGAAGGAATAGTTGAAGGTAAGAGTACTGTTTGTCCCAAACAGGATAAGGTGGAATTGAAGTCTTCTGTTGCAGATGAcgataataataatgaaagtgAAGTGGAATGGGAGGAAGGAGATTGTGATGGTGCTAACAGCAGCTTACTGTCAGGAAAATATGCATCCCAAGGGCAGTTGGAGGAGGAGTCCAATTTGCAAGAGGCAATAAGGAGAAGTCTAGAAAGTGCAGGGGATGGAAAACACAAATGTATGTCATTGCTTGATGCGCATTCAAATACTTATGAGAACAAATTGGATCACGATTTTGAACATGGTGATCATTCTGAACATGGTGATCATTCTGACCCAATGGCTTTAAATGAGAACACTAGGTTcctgaataataaaaataaaatggaggGAATCACTTTGTGTAGGGAAGATGGTACTGAAAAAAAGGAATTACTTGAAACTGAAGATAGAGATAAAACGCATGATTTTGTTTCCGTTAATAATGCACAAACTTTCCATTTTCATGGAAGTCCTTCAAAGCCAGCTTTGACTTTTATTTCAGATAAAGCTGAGACATTGATTGACACAACTTGCAGATGGGACAGTCACCCTTGTTCTGAAGATTCAATTTCAGATACAAATATAATGACGAAGGACCAGGTCCCTGTGGTTGAAAAGAAGTTATCTGATGAACATGATAATGATAAAGTGTCTTCCTATCATAAGAATACACCCAAGGCTGTTCCAGTTGGCGCAACTGAAGAGGAGAAAAAGAACTATATTAAGGAACCTGAACCATTTAGTAATTGTACTGACACTACCAAACCCACTATTCATTTGGGGGAGTCATCCTTGAAAGGAGTAACAGAAGAGCTTATTGAGCCAAACTTGGCTTCAGAGGGTAATAATggaattttttttgacaaaaggAACAGTAGCCATGGCAGTGATACGGTTAACAGCCCAGGGGATTTTCCTGCTCTAGCAACTCAGGTTCGCCTGGAGAAAGAAATTCACATTCTTGGTCAAGAATATATTAACCTAGAGAATGAGCAGAGGAAGCTAGAGCGGAATGCAGAGTCAGTAAACAGTGAATTATTCACTGAATGTCAG GAACTACTGCAAATGTTTGGCTTGCCATATATTATTGCTCCAATGGAAGCAGAAGCTCAATGTGCTTATTTGGAACTTGAGAAACTAGTTGATGGTGTTGTAACTGATGACTCTGATGTCCTTCTATTTGGGGCACGCAGTgtctacaaaaatatatttgatgacCGAAAATATGTAGAGACATACTTCATGGAG GACATTGAAAAGGAGCTTGGACTGACTAGAGAAAAATTAATACGCATGGCTCTACTTCTTGGGAGTGATTATACCGAAGGTGTAAG TGGGATTGGCATCGTTAATGCTATTGAGGTTTTGAATGCATTCCCTGAGGAAGATGGCCTCCTGAAATTCCGGAAATGGGTTGAGTCACCAGATCCCACCATCCTTGGAAGGTTGGATGCAAAAAGTGGATCAAATTCCAGAAAGAAAGGATCAAAAGTTGAAGAAAAGATAAATTCCTTAAATTGTGATGCTAAAGAGTCTCCATCAGAGCAGAACCTCCCCCATGCGCTGGAGCAAAATAAGTTGCCAGATTACATTCAAGAAACAAAGCAAACTTTCTTCAATAAGCAT aGAAATGTTAGCAAGAATTGGCACATCCCTTCTTCTTTTCCAAGTGAAACAGTTATTTCTGCTTATTGTTCTCCACATGTTGATAAATCAACCGAGCCTTTCACATGGGGGAAGCCAGATCACCTTGTTCTTCGGAA ATTGTGCTGGGAGAAATTTGGCTGGATTGGCCAGAAAGCAGACGAATTGCTATTACCTGTGTTAAAGGAGTATAATAAACGTGAG ACTCAATTGCGGTTGGAAGCATTTTACAGTTTTAATGAGAGATTTGCGAAAATCCGTAGCAAAAGAATTAAGAAGGCAGTAAAAGGAATAACTGGTAAGCTGCCTTCAGATATGATAGATGATTCTGCAGAGGTGTTGTCCAAGAGTAGGAAGATTGGGAGAGAACCCGAGGATAGCACATTAGAGATTTCAGGGGGAACAGACAAACGTCTTGAACGTCAAAGgaaatcaaaaataaaacagTCAACGAAAAGAAAGAATGATACTGTTGCCAAGGAACagtcaaagaaaaagaaagacaatGATGATCCGTCTTCAGCACCTGGTACATCAGAGATGGAGAATTTACAGCCAAGTATGCAGACAGAAGAACAGTGTGATGGTAAGGCATTAATTCAGAATACAAGTGGCCGAGGAAGACATAGAGGTATGGGAATAAAAAGAGGAAGGGACAATGAGAATCTCAGTTCATCTGCTAGCAGTGACATTGATGATCAGGGATCAAGAGTGCATGTGGATAAGTTTTCAGAACACGTGAGAAAG TCATTGCGATCTCGGAAACCTGTCAACTATTCTTTCGAAGATCCTGAAGATGAAGATGCCGATGATGCCTTTGATCGTAGTAATCGGACTGGTccaattgaagaaaaattatcTCAGATTCATGGTGCATCTGAAGATGGTCCAACAGATTTCAGTGCAATGAATTTTCCTTTAAGGGAGAACTCACCAACCGACCCTTTCAAGTCAGAAGGTCCGTTTTGCGTGCATGCAGGTGAAATTAATCATCCTAGTACTGGCAATCATGATTCTTCTACTGGAAATCATGACTCTTCTGATGACTACCTTAAAATGGGAGGTGGATTCTGTTTAGATGATGGTGAGACAGACAAGCTGGACACAATTGACGATGTCAATACTGCCACAGTGGATTCTACTCAAGACTTTTCACACTTTTCTGATTGTTTGGATGAAACTAACCGTGATAAAAACAGTTCAGATATATTATTTTCTGGCACTGAAAAGCCTGAAAATGGGTCAGAAGGTGGAGTAGACTTTTATGACTTTGGTATAAAGCGAAATGACCTTGTAAATACTAGTAGTTATGATCATTCTGACGTAGGGATCTTGAAACCAGAGAATGTTCATAACAATAGTGGAGCCTCCGCTGGAGTTTTCAGTGCTATGCCTTTTTtgaggaaaagaaggaaaaagtga
- the LOC108329081 gene encoding DNA repair protein UVH3 isoform X2 — protein MGVHGLWELLSPVGRRVSVETLAGKTLAVDASIWMVQFMKAMRDEKGEMVRNAHLLGFFRRICKLLFLRTKPVFVFDGGTPALKRRTVIARRRQRENAQAKVRKTAEKMLLNHLKTLRLKELADDIKSQRMQKNSNTKGQNVSKEKDFVGSDSRGSHVKELDEMSAAKFATKEDINSSQATLSSSYNQEELDEMLAASIAAEESGKHARKGVPSIIINPSEEEHGAEEQILLPSVNAEVDIAVLAALPQSMQLDILAQLKGKKKEGLLKEVYNHEQHDVDYQGKGKGILLSEAGMVGCSSRHDTIAPRTDNQDSIDEMLAASIALEENEKLVNNASTSVGASTIEEDEVDYDEDEEMILPAMHGEVDPLVLASLPPSMQLDLLVQMRERLIAENRHKYQKVKKDPAKFSELQIQAYLKTVAFRREINEVQKAAAGGGVEGVQTSRIASEANREYIFSSSFTGDKHELTSTGLEKNKSTKQKAQGTHYSQNLANSILAGNDFNKSSELVCNEPGEPADENIQTYIDDRGQFRVSRLRAMGMRMTRDIQRNLDLMKEFEQESAQVNKASNIGTIKNGENKGSSESSGIQPVGKSQEVNVDLVGENVQNEQIMLDQNASIDISFEYGCENEFANGEDDIFSSLVGGNPLAIFGTDDSAATVQPSHSDWEEGIVEGKSTVCPKQDKVELKSSVADDDNNNESEVEWEEGDCDGANSSLLSGKYASQGQLEEESNLQEAIRRSLESAGDGKHKCMSLLDAHSNTYENKLDHDFEHGDHSEHGDHSDPMALNENTRFLNNKNKMEGITLCREDGTEKKELLETEDRDKTHDFVSVNNAQTFHFHGSPSKPALTFISDKAETLIDTTCRWDSHPCSEDSISDTNIMTKDQVPVVEKKLSDEHDNDKVSSYHKNTPKAVPVGATEEEKKNYIKEPEPFSNCTDTTKPTIHLGESSLKGVTEELIEPNLASEGNNGIFFDKRNSSHGSDTVNSPGDFPALATQVRLEKEIHILGQEYINLENEQRKLERNAESVNSELFTECQELLQMFGLPYIIAPMEAEAQCAYLELEKLVDGVVTDDSDVLLFGARSVYKNIFDDRKYVETYFMEDIEKELGLTREKLIRMALLLGSDYTEGVSGIGIVNAIEVLNAFPEEDGLLKFRKWVESPDPTILGRLDAKSGSNSRKKGSKVEEKINSLNCDAKESPSEQNLPHALEQNKLPDYIQETKQTFFNKHRNVSKNWHIPSSFPSETVISAYCSPHVDKSTEPFTWGKPDHLVLRKLCWEKFGWIGQKADELLLPVLKEYNKRETQLRLEAFYSFNERFAKIRSKRIKKAVKGITGKLPSDMIDDSAEVLSKSRKIGREPEDSTLEISGGTDKRLERQRKSKIKQSTKRKNDTVAKEQSKKKKDNDDPSSAPGTSEMENLQPSMQTEEQCDGKALIQNTSGRGRHRGMGIKRGRDNENLSSSASSDIDDQGSRVHVDKFSEHVRKSLRSRKPVNYSFEDPEDEDADDAFDRSNRTGPIEEKLSQIHGASEDGPTDFSAMNFPLRENSPTDPFKSEGPFCVHAGEINHPSTGNHDSSTGNHDSSDDYLKMGGGFCLDDGETDKLDTIDDVNTATVDSTQDFSHFSDCLDETNRDKNSSDILFSGTEKPENGSEGGVDFYDFGIKRNDLVNTSSYDHSDVGILKPENVHNNSGASAGVFSAMPFLRKRRKK, from the exons ATGGGAGTCCACGGTCTCTGGGAACTACTCTCACCCGTCGGTCGCCGCGTCTCCGTGGAAACCCTCGCCGGGAAAACCCTCGCCGTTG ATGCGAGCATATGGATGGTGCAGTTTATGAAAGCGATGCGCGACGAGAAGGGGGAAATGGTTCGCAACGCCCATTTGCTGGGATTTTTCCGACGCATTTGCAAGCTTCTATTCCTCCGCACTAAGCCGGTCTTCGTCTTCGACGGCGGGACCCCCGCCCTCAAGCGCCGCACCGTCATTGCCCGCCGCCGGCAGCGCGAAAACGCTCAAGCTAAAGTCCGCAAAACTGCGGAGAAAATGCTGCTCAATCAT TTAAAGACACTAAGATTGAAGGAACTGGCTGATGATATTAAGAGCCAGAGGATGCAGAAGAATAGTAATACTAAGGGTCAGAATGTATCTAAAGAAAAGGACTTTGTTGGTAGTGATTCAAGAGGAAGTCACGTGAAAGAGCTAGATGAAAT GTCTGCAGCTAAATTTGCAACTAAGGAGGACATAAATTCTTCACAGGCAACATTATCCTCAAGTTACAACCAGGAGGAACTTGATGAAAT GTTGGCAGCATCTATAGCTGCAGAGGAAAGTGGAAAACATGCAAGAAAAGGAGTGCCGTCTATTATAATTAATCCTTCAGAGGAAGAACATGGCGCAGAAGAACAGATTCTACTG CCATCAGTAAATGCAGAAGTTGATATAGCTGTATTGGCTGCTTTGCCACAGTCTATGCAACTCGATATTCTTGCACAG ctaaaaggaaagaaaaaggaagggtTACTAAAGGAAGTTTACAATCACGAACAACATGATGTCGATTATCAGGGCAAGGGCAAAGGGATTCTGCTCAGTGAAGCTGGCATGGTTGGTTGTAGCTCCAGACATGACACTATTGCACCAAGGACTGACAATCAAGACTCAATTGACGAAAT GTTGGCTGCATCTATTGCTCTGGAGGAAAATGAAAAGTTAGTAAATAATGCATCAACTTCTGTTGGGGCTTCCACTATTGAGGAAGATGAAGTTGACTATGACGAAGATGAAGAGATGATACTG CCAGCTATGCATGGTGAAGTTGATCCACTTGTTCTAGCCTCATTACCTCCATCAATGCAGCTGGACCTTCTTGTTCAG ATGAGAGAGCGTTTAATTGCAGAGAACAGACACAAGTATCAGAAAGTCAAGAAG GATCCTGCAAAATTCTCTGAGCTACAAATACAAGCTTACCTTAAAACTGTTGCTTTCAGACGGGAGATAAATGAAGTGCAGAAAGCTGCAGCTGGAGGAGGAGTAGAGGGTGTACAGACTTCACGGATTGCATCTGAAGCCAACagagaatatatattttcatcatCTTTTACTGGTGATAAACA TGAACTTACCTCCACCGGcttagagaaaaataaaagtacaaaACAGAAGGCACAAGGAACACATTATTCTCAGAATCTTGCAAATAGCATTTTGGCtggaaatgattttaataaatcAAGTGAATTGGTTTGCAATGAACCTGGTGAGCCTGCTGATGAAAATATTCAGACATATATTGATGACAGAGGTCAATTTCGTGTAAGTAGATTGAGAGCAATGGGGATGCGTATGACCCGGGATATACAAAGAAATTTGGATTTGATGAAGGAGTTCGAGCAGGAAAGTGCACAGGTGAACAAGGCTTCAAATATTGGAACAATTAAAAATGGAGAAAATAAGGGTTCATCAGAAAGTTCTGGGATCCAGCCTGTTGGTAAATCACAAGAGGTGAATGTTGACTTAGTTGGAGAGAATGTGCAAAATGAACAAATTATGCTAGACCAGAATGCTTCTATCGATATATCTTTTGAATATGGTTGCGAAAATGAGTTTGCAAATGGTGAGGATGATATATTTTCTAGTTTAGTAGGAGGAAATCCATTGGCGATATTTGGCACTGATGATTCTGCAGCAACAGTGCAACCTTCTCATTCTGATTGGGAAGAAGGAATAGTTGAAGGTAAGAGTACTGTTTGTCCCAAACAGGATAAGGTGGAATTGAAGTCTTCTGTTGCAGATGAcgataataataatgaaagtgAAGTGGAATGGGAGGAAGGAGATTGTGATGGTGCTAACAGCAGCTTACTGTCAGGAAAATATGCATCCCAAGGGCAGTTGGAGGAGGAGTCCAATTTGCAAGAGGCAATAAGGAGAAGTCTAGAAAGTGCAGGGGATGGAAAACACAAATGTATGTCATTGCTTGATGCGCATTCAAATACTTATGAGAACAAATTGGATCACGATTTTGAACATGGTGATCATTCTGAACATGGTGATCATTCTGACCCAATGGCTTTAAATGAGAACACTAGGTTcctgaataataaaaataaaatggaggGAATCACTTTGTGTAGGGAAGATGGTACTGAAAAAAAGGAATTACTTGAAACTGAAGATAGAGATAAAACGCATGATTTTGTTTCCGTTAATAATGCACAAACTTTCCATTTTCATGGAAGTCCTTCAAAGCCAGCTTTGACTTTTATTTCAGATAAAGCTGAGACATTGATTGACACAACTTGCAGATGGGACAGTCACCCTTGTTCTGAAGATTCAATTTCAGATACAAATATAATGACGAAGGACCAGGTCCCTGTGGTTGAAAAGAAGTTATCTGATGAACATGATAATGATAAAGTGTCTTCCTATCATAAGAATACACCCAAGGCTGTTCCAGTTGGCGCAACTGAAGAGGAGAAAAAGAACTATATTAAGGAACCTGAACCATTTAGTAATTGTACTGACACTACCAAACCCACTATTCATTTGGGGGAGTCATCCTTGAAAGGAGTAACAGAAGAGCTTATTGAGCCAAACTTGGCTTCAGAGGGTAATAATggaattttttttgacaaaaggAACAGTAGCCATGGCAGTGATACGGTTAACAGCCCAGGGGATTTTCCTGCTCTAGCAACTCAGGTTCGCCTGGAGAAAGAAATTCACATTCTTGGTCAAGAATATATTAACCTAGAGAATGAGCAGAGGAAGCTAGAGCGGAATGCAGAGTCAGTAAACAGTGAATTATTCACTGAATGTCAG GAACTACTGCAAATGTTTGGCTTGCCATATATTATTGCTCCAATGGAAGCAGAAGCTCAATGTGCTTATTTGGAACTTGAGAAACTAGTTGATGGTGTTGTAACTGATGACTCTGATGTCCTTCTATTTGGGGCACGCAGTgtctacaaaaatatatttgatgacCGAAAATATGTAGAGACATACTTCATGGAG GACATTGAAAAGGAGCTTGGACTGACTAGAGAAAAATTAATACGCATGGCTCTACTTCTTGGGAGTGATTATACCGAAGGTGTAAG TGGGATTGGCATCGTTAATGCTATTGAGGTTTTGAATGCATTCCCTGAGGAAGATGGCCTCCTGAAATTCCGGAAATGGGTTGAGTCACCAGATCCCACCATCCTTGGAAGGTTGGATGCAAAAAGTGGATCAAATTCCAGAAAGAAAGGATCAAAAGTTGAAGAAAAGATAAATTCCTTAAATTGTGATGCTAAAGAGTCTCCATCAGAGCAGAACCTCCCCCATGCGCTGGAGCAAAATAAGTTGCCAGATTACATTCAAGAAACAAAGCAAACTTTCTTCAATAAGCAT aGAAATGTTAGCAAGAATTGGCACATCCCTTCTTCTTTTCCAAGTGAAACAGTTATTTCTGCTTATTGTTCTCCACATGTTGATAAATCAACCGAGCCTTTCACATGGGGGAAGCCAGATCACCTTGTTCTTCGGAA ATTGTGCTGGGAGAAATTTGGCTGGATTGGCCAGAAAGCAGACGAATTGCTATTACCTGTGTTAAAGGAGTATAATAAACGTGAG ACTCAATTGCGGTTGGAAGCATTTTACAGTTTTAATGAGAGATTTGCGAAAATCCGTAGCAAAAGAATTAAGAAGGCAGTAAAAGGAATAACTGGTAAGCTGCCTTCAGATATGATAGATGATTCTGCAGAGGTGTTGTCCAAGAGTAGGAAGATTGGGAGAGAACCCGAGGATAGCACATTAGAGATTTCAGGGGGAACAGACAAACGTCTTGAACGTCAAAGgaaatcaaaaataaaacagTCAACGAAAAGAAAGAATGATACTGTTGCCAAGGAACagtcaaagaaaaagaaagacaatGATGATCCGTCTTCAGCACCTGGTACATCAGAGATGGAGAATTTACAGCCAAGTATGCAGACAGAAGAACAGTGTGATGGTAAGGCATTAATTCAGAATACAAGTGGCCGAGGAAGACATAGAGGTATGGGAATAAAAAGAGGAAGGGACAATGAGAATCTCAGTTCATCTGCTAGCAGTGACATTGATGATCAGGGATCAAGAGTGCATGTGGATAAGTTTTCAGAACACGTGAGAAAG TCATTGCGATCTCGGAAACCTGTCAACTATTCTTTCGAAGATCCTGAAGATGAAGATGCCGATGATGCCTTTGATCGTAGTAATCGGACTGGTccaattgaagaaaaattatcTCAGATTCATGGTGCATCTGAAGATGGTCCAACAGATTTCAGTGCAATGAATTTTCCTTTAAGGGAGAACTCACCAACCGACCCTTTCAAGTCAGAAGGTCCGTTTTGCGTGCATGCAGGTGAAATTAATCATCCTAGTACTGGCAATCATGATTCTTCTACTGGAAATCATGACTCTTCTGATGACTACCTTAAAATGGGAGGTGGATTCTGTTTAGATGATGGTGAGACAGACAAGCTGGACACAATTGACGATGTCAATACTGCCACAGTGGATTCTACTCAAGACTTTTCACACTTTTCTGATTGTTTGGATGAAACTAACCGTGATAAAAACAGTTCAGATATATTATTTTCTGGCACTGAAAAGCCTGAAAATGGGTCAGAAGGTGGAGTAGACTTTTATGACTTTGGTATAAAGCGAAATGACCTTGTAAATACTAGTAGTTATGATCATTCTGACGTAGGGATCTTGAAACCAGAGAATGTTCATAACAATAGTGGAGCCTCCGCTGGAGTTTTCAGTGCTATGCCTTTTTtgaggaaaagaaggaaaaagtga